One region of Flavobacterium sp. GSB-24 genomic DNA includes:
- a CDS encoding YMGG-like glycine zipper-containing protein: MKGLYIILAAILLTSCQNQSKQDLNKAKQASIDSMKVEINKQRVIDSMKTEMAKIKEEQKVESEKEKVVVVHQQAANGNTATTTTTTKKKGWSATAKGAVIGAGVGAATGAIVSKKKGEGAIIGGLAGAALGTGTGAVIDSKNKKE; this comes from the coding sequence ATGAAAGGCTTATATATAATTTTAGCGGCGATTCTTTTAACTTCTTGTCAAAATCAAAGTAAACAAGATTTAAATAAAGCCAAGCAAGCCAGTATTGATTCAATGAAAGTTGAGATTAATAAACAACGCGTTATCGATTCAATGAAGACGGAAATGGCTAAGATAAAAGAAGAGCAAAAAGTTGAATCTGAAAAAGAGAAAGTTGTAGTGGTGCATCAGCAAGCTGCAAACGGAAATACAGCAACAACAACGACTACAACCAAAAAGAAAGGCTGGAGTGCAACTGCTAAAGGTGCTGTAATTGGTGCTGGAGTTGGTGCCGCAACCGGAGCAATCGTCAGTAAGAAAAAAGGCGAAGGAGCTATTATTGGAGGTTTGGCCGGTGCTGCTTTAGGAACAGGAACTGGTGCTGTTATTGACAGCAAAAATAAAAAAGAATAG
- the kynU gene encoding kynureninase — MTFQNTREFAKQLDAQDALNHYQNEFIFPKVNDKRVIYFTGNSLGLQPKRTKAYVDEVMNDWAELAVEGHFYAQKPWWDYQERFAEPLSKIVGALPSEVTVMNTLTVNLHLLMVSFYQPKGKRYKIICEEKAFPSDQYMFQSQVHFHGYKPEDAIVEIKRREGEHNIRLEDVLAKIEEVGDELALVLIGGVNYYTGQVFDIKTITAAGQKAGAKVGWDLAHAAGNIKLELHDWNVDFAAWCSYKYMNSGPGNASGVFVHEKHHNDSDLPRFAGWWGHNKERRFKMEPNFDPVHGAGGWQISNLPVLSLAPYLASVEMFAEVGMDALIAKRDHITSYLEFILHEIDKEVKGNFEIITPSNPAERASQLSVFLHGEGRSLFDYLMKNGVITDWREPNVIRLAPVPLYCSYEDMYDFGQILKTGILGK; from the coding sequence ATGACTTTTCAAAATACACGCGAATTCGCGAAACAACTTGATGCTCAAGATGCATTAAATCATTATCAAAACGAATTTATTTTTCCAAAAGTGAATGATAAACGTGTCATTTATTTTACAGGAAACTCTTTAGGATTACAGCCAAAACGTACCAAAGCTTATGTTGATGAAGTAATGAATGACTGGGCAGAATTGGCTGTCGAAGGTCATTTTTATGCACAAAAACCTTGGTGGGATTATCAGGAAAGATTTGCAGAACCGTTGAGTAAAATTGTCGGCGCCCTTCCGTCAGAAGTTACTGTAATGAATACTTTGACAGTAAATCTCCATTTACTAATGGTTTCTTTTTATCAGCCAAAAGGAAAACGTTATAAAATTATCTGCGAAGAAAAAGCTTTTCCATCAGATCAATATATGTTTCAGAGTCAGGTTCATTTTCATGGATATAAACCAGAAGATGCTATCGTAGAAATTAAACGTCGCGAAGGCGAACACAATATTCGTCTTGAAGATGTTTTAGCAAAAATTGAAGAAGTTGGCGATGAACTGGCTTTGGTTTTAATAGGAGGGGTAAATTATTATACCGGACAAGTTTTCGATATAAAAACTATTACAGCGGCCGGACAAAAAGCGGGTGCAAAAGTAGGCTGGGACCTAGCACATGCTGCTGGAAATATCAAATTAGAATTGCATGATTGGAATGTAGATTTTGCAGCTTGGTGCAGTTATAAATATATGAACTCAGGACCTGGAAATGCTTCTGGAGTTTTTGTTCATGAAAAACATCATAACGATTCAGATTTACCGCGTTTTGCAGGCTGGTGGGGACACAATAAAGAACGCCGTTTTAAAATGGAACCCAACTTTGATCCAGTTCATGGAGCAGGAGGATGGCAGATTAGTAATCTTCCAGTCCTTTCTTTAGCACCATATTTGGCTTCTGTAGAAATGTTTGCTGAGGTTGGAATGGACGCCTTAATTGCAAAACGTGATCATATTACCTCTTATTTAGAATTTATTCTGCACGAAATTGACAAAGAAGTAAAAGGGAATTTTGAAATTATTACGCCTTCAAACCCTGCAGAGAGAGCTTCACAATTATCAGTTTTTCTTCATGGAGAAGGAAGAAGTTTGTTCGATTATTTAATGAAAAATGGAGTAATTACAGACTGGCGTGAACCAAACGTAATTCGTTTAGCTCCAGTTCCATTATATTGTTCTTATGAAGACATGTACGACTTCGGGCAAATTCTGAAAACAGGAATTTTAGGGAAGTAA
- the queA gene encoding tRNA preQ1(34) S-adenosylmethionine ribosyltransferase-isomerase QueA, whose translation MKLSHFNFNLPKELLAEFPAENRDESRLMVIDRKKNTIEHKMFKDVINYFDDGDVLILNNTKVFPARLYGNKEKTGARIEVFLLRELNSEQRLWDVLVDPARKIRIGNKLYFGDDDSLVAEVIDNTTSRGRTLRFLYDGSYEEFRNKLTELGETPIPKYINREVTAEDAERYQTIYAKEEGAVAAPTAGLHFSKHLLKKLEIKGVNFAEVTLHVGLGTFNPVEVEDLSKHKMDSEELIINQQACDIVNEAKAKKKRICAVGTTSMRAIESSVSSQNTLNPYEGWTNKFIFPPHDFSIANCMITNFHTPKSTLLMMISAFCGHDLMKKAYDEAIKEGYKFYSYGDAMLIL comes from the coding sequence ATGAAATTATCACACTTCAATTTCAATTTACCGAAAGAACTTTTGGCTGAATTTCCAGCAGAAAACAGAGATGAATCTCGTTTAATGGTAATTGACCGTAAAAAAAACACTATCGAACATAAAATGTTTAAAGACGTTATCAACTATTTTGATGATGGAGACGTTTTAATTCTTAATAATACAAAAGTTTTCCCTGCACGTTTGTACGGAAACAAAGAAAAAACTGGAGCTAGAATTGAGGTTTTCTTATTAAGAGAATTAAATTCTGAGCAACGCCTTTGGGACGTTTTAGTAGATCCTGCTAGAAAAATCCGTATTGGTAACAAACTTTATTTTGGTGACGATGATTCATTAGTTGCTGAGGTAATTGATAATACAACTTCTCGTGGTAGAACTTTACGTTTCTTATACGATGGCTCTTATGAAGAATTCAGAAACAAATTGACAGAACTTGGAGAAACTCCAATTCCTAAATACATCAACAGAGAAGTAACTGCCGAAGATGCTGAAAGATACCAGACTATCTACGCAAAAGAAGAAGGAGCTGTAGCAGCGCCAACTGCTGGTTTACACTTCTCAAAACACCTTTTGAAAAAATTAGAAATCAAAGGAGTAAATTTTGCTGAGGTAACTTTACACGTTGGTTTAGGAACTTTCAATCCAGTTGAGGTGGAAGATTTATCTAAACACAAAATGGATTCAGAGGAATTGATTATCAATCAACAAGCTTGTGATATTGTAAATGAGGCAAAAGCAAAGAAAAAACGTATTTGTGCAGTAGGAACAACTTCTATGCGTGCAATCGAAAGTTCTGTTTCTTCTCAAAATACTTTAAATCCGTACGAAGGATGGACAAATAAATTTATTTTCCCTCCTCATGATTTTAGTATTGCAAACTGTATGATTACAAATTTCCACACGCCAAAATCAACATTATTAATGATGATTTCTGCTTTCTGTGGTCATGATTTAATGAAAAAAGCATACGACGAAGCGATCAAAGAAGGATACAAATTCTATTCTTACGGAGACGCGATGTTAATTCTTTAA
- the aroA gene encoding 3-phosphoshikimate 1-carboxyvinyltransferase, with protein sequence MNLKLSTNSIFTIDDSQLNITGSKSETNRLLLLKALFPNITLANTSNSDDSEVMQKALAGNDEIVDIHHAGTAMRFLTAYFSVNEGREVVLTGSSRMQERPIKILVEALAQLGVEISYEKEEGYPPIRIKGKKVTASKVKLAANVSSQYISALLLVASKLDNGLELTLEGEITSIPYIKMTLALLNDLNIQTSFEGNVIKVFPKEAVESKEMVVESDWSSASYFFSLVALSDAAKITLSSYKENSLQGDSELVSLYEKMGVKTTFQNNKMTLEKVAGFNYEDVNFELNNTPDIAQTIVVTCLGLGIGCHLTGLHTLKIKETDRLEALKIELTKLGANISVTNDSLTLERSGNINHDVHIATYNDHRMAMAFAPLAIKVPIIIDDAEVVSKSYPDFWNDLKALNFQVSEL encoded by the coding sequence ATGAATTTAAAATTAAGCACGAATTCAATATTCACTATTGATGATTCGCAACTAAATATCACCGGTTCTAAAAGTGAAACGAATCGCTTACTATTACTAAAAGCATTATTTCCAAATATCACTTTAGCCAATACTTCAAATTCCGATGACAGCGAAGTAATGCAGAAAGCACTTGCAGGAAATGACGAAATTGTAGACATACATCACGCAGGTACAGCAATGCGTTTTCTTACAGCTTATTTTTCTGTTAACGAAGGAAGAGAAGTGGTGTTGACAGGATCGAGCAGAATGCAGGAACGTCCAATCAAAATTTTGGTGGAAGCTTTGGCTCAATTAGGAGTTGAGATTTCATACGAGAAAGAAGAAGGTTATCCGCCAATCAGAATCAAAGGGAAAAAAGTTACTGCTTCAAAAGTAAAATTAGCTGCAAATGTAAGCAGTCAATATATTTCGGCACTTTTATTAGTTGCTTCAAAACTAGATAATGGTTTAGAATTGACTTTAGAAGGAGAGATCACTTCAATTCCATACATTAAAATGACTTTGGCTCTTTTGAATGATTTAAATATTCAAACTAGTTTTGAAGGAAACGTAATCAAAGTTTTTCCAAAAGAAGCAGTCGAATCAAAAGAAATGGTTGTAGAATCAGACTGGAGTTCTGCTTCTTATTTCTTTAGTTTAGTGGCGCTGTCGGATGCTGCCAAAATCACATTGAGCAGTTATAAAGAAAACAGCCTGCAGGGAGACTCAGAATTAGTTTCTCTTTATGAAAAAATGGGTGTGAAAACTACTTTCCAAAATAACAAAATGACTTTGGAGAAAGTTGCTGGATTCAATTATGAAGACGTAAATTTTGAATTGAACAATACACCAGATATTGCGCAAACAATTGTAGTGACTTGTTTAGGTTTAGGTATTGGATGTCACTTAACGGGTCTTCATACTTTAAAAATCAAAGAAACGGACAGGCTAGAAGCTTTAAAAATCGAGCTTACAAAATTAGGAGCCAATATTTCTGTAACTAATGACAGCTTGACTTTAGAGCGTTCTGGAAATATTAATCACGATGTACATATCGCGACATACAACGATCACCGTATGGCAATGGCTTTTGCTCCTTTAGCAATTAAAGTTCCAATTATTATTGATGATGCAGAAGTTGTTTCAAAATCCTACCCAGATTTCTGGAATGATTTAAAAGCTTTAAATTTCCAAGTTTCAGAATTGTAG
- a CDS encoding nucleotide pyrophosphohydrolase: MDLKNAQLDVDTWIKEHGVRYFNELTNMAQLTEEVGEVARIIARRYGEQSEKESDKNKDLGEELADVVFVVLCLANQTGIDLQAAFDKKMDLKSVRDKDRHKNNDKLK, encoded by the coding sequence ATGGATTTAAAAAATGCCCAATTAGATGTTGATACCTGGATAAAAGAACATGGTGTTCGTTATTTTAACGAATTAACAAACATGGCTCAGTTAACAGAAGAAGTAGGTGAAGTAGCAAGAATTATTGCGCGCAGATACGGAGAACAATCAGAAAAGGAAAGTGATAAAAACAAAGATTTAGGCGAAGAACTAGCCGATGTCGTTTTCGTGGTTTTATGTCTGGCAAATCAAACAGGAATCGATTTACAAGCCGCTTTTGATAAAAAAATGGACTTAAAATCGGTTAGAGATAAAGATCGTCATAAAAACAACGATAAATTGAAATAA
- a CDS encoding DUF3857 domain-containing protein translates to MFRSLLICIALFWNTINIQAQNYELGKVTIAELQEKIHPVDSSAPAAILFKKGKTVFSYNDKTGFSAIHTYEFKIKIYKKEGLKWADQKVHYYVGYQNLNEDLLTFSNAVTYNLENGKVEKTKLESQGSFKKKINEYWNEKGITLPNVKVGSIIEYKYVLKSENISEFPDFDFQFSIPLNYFEYKTEFPEFYIYKTILIGGHTIENNSKLVNGSQNFTNEYGQSRWMSYKQIDAFYSGKNIPALKEEPYVNNIENYRGSIQHELERVRMPEQPVKDFTITWEGVASTIYKEDHFGKELNKNNFLLADVQKLLVNVESQTERMNIIFQFVQNKMNWNEINSCLTDKGVEKAYTDQTGNIAEINFILLNMLKWAGIEANPVLVSTIENGVPVYPTRMGFNYVIVAAEIDGKQILLDASRKFTSPNILPLNILNWKGRLIKNDGTSKEIDLVPVKPSREVSNLTFKVNVNGKIDGKIRIQKTDYEAYKFRVQNGNRNQKDYIEKLEQQLGDLKISDYLVTNKISNLSDPIVETFSFETDNFVENIGGKLYINPMLFYTPSKNPFLQETRQMGIYFGYPKQEKVLVNVEIPEGYVVETLPSPARFSLEDNSITLVLNVLNEGNKIQFSFSKDINNSIFAAEHYNTLKILFQKMIASQNEKIVLKKA, encoded by the coding sequence ATGTTTAGATCTCTCTTAATTTGTATTGCTTTATTTTGGAATACTATAAATATCCAAGCTCAAAATTATGAGCTTGGAAAAGTAACTATTGCCGAATTACAAGAGAAAATACATCCTGTAGATTCTTCTGCGCCAGCTGCAATTTTATTTAAAAAAGGCAAAACTGTATTTAGTTACAATGATAAAACAGGATTTTCTGCCATTCACACTTATGAGTTCAAAATTAAAATTTATAAAAAAGAAGGCTTAAAATGGGCCGATCAAAAAGTGCATTACTATGTTGGTTACCAGAATTTGAATGAAGATTTATTAACCTTTTCAAATGCAGTTACTTATAATTTAGAAAATGGTAAAGTAGAAAAGACAAAGTTAGAAAGCCAAGGATCGTTCAAAAAGAAAATTAATGAATATTGGAATGAAAAAGGAATAACGCTTCCTAATGTAAAAGTCGGTTCTATCATAGAATATAAATATGTTTTAAAATCTGAAAATATCAGCGAGTTTCCTGATTTTGATTTTCAATTTAGCATTCCATTAAACTATTTTGAGTATAAGACAGAATTCCCAGAGTTTTACATTTACAAAACTATTTTAATTGGCGGACACACGATAGAAAATAATTCTAAACTTGTTAATGGAAGCCAGAATTTTACCAATGAATATGGACAAAGCCGCTGGATGTCCTACAAACAAATTGATGCATTTTATTCTGGTAAAAATATTCCAGCTTTAAAAGAAGAACCTTATGTAAATAATATTGAAAACTATAGAGGATCTATTCAGCACGAATTAGAGCGTGTTCGCATGCCAGAACAGCCAGTTAAAGATTTTACTATTACTTGGGAAGGAGTGGCTTCAACAATTTATAAAGAAGATCATTTTGGAAAAGAACTTAATAAAAACAATTTCCTTTTGGCAGATGTTCAAAAATTATTAGTCAATGTTGAATCTCAAACAGAAAGAATGAACATTATTTTTCAATTCGTTCAAAATAAAATGAACTGGAATGAAATTAATAGCTGCCTTACTGATAAAGGTGTCGAAAAAGCATACACAGATCAGACAGGAAACATTGCCGAAATTAATTTTATTTTACTTAATATGCTGAAATGGGCAGGTATAGAAGCTAATCCTGTTTTAGTAAGTACAATTGAAAATGGAGTGCCAGTTTATCCAACAAGAATGGGATTTAATTATGTAATTGTTGCAGCCGAAATAGACGGAAAACAAATCCTGTTAGATGCTTCTCGTAAATTTACATCACCCAATATACTTCCATTAAATATCTTAAATTGGAAAGGCAGATTAATCAAAAACGATGGTACTTCTAAAGAGATTGATTTAGTCCCTGTAAAACCTTCAAGAGAAGTTTCAAATTTGACTTTCAAAGTAAATGTAAATGGAAAAATAGACGGCAAAATTAGAATTCAGAAAACAGATTATGAAGCTTATAAGTTTAGAGTTCAAAACGGAAACAGAAATCAAAAAGATTATATTGAAAAACTAGAACAGCAGCTTGGCGATTTAAAGATTTCCGATTATCTCGTAACCAATAAAATTTCCAATTTATCCGATCCAATTGTGGAAACCTTTAGTTTTGAAACCGATAATTTTGTTGAAAATATAGGAGGAAAACTTTATATAAACCCAATGTTGTTCTACACACCATCTAAAAATCCTTTTTTACAAGAAACTAGACAAATGGGCATTTATTTCGGATATCCAAAACAAGAAAAAGTTTTAGTCAATGTAGAGATTCCAGAAGGTTATGTCGTAGAAACACTTCCTTCTCCTGCTAGGTTTTCACTCGAAGATAATTCTATAACTTTAGTGTTAAATGTTTTAAATGAAGGAAACAAAATTCAGTTTAGCTTTTCAAAAGACATTAACAATAGTATTTTTGCAGCCGAGCACTACAATACATTGAAAATTCTTTTTCAGAAAATGATTGCTAGTCAAAACGAAAAAATTGTTCTAAAAAAAGCTTAA